A stretch of Fusarium poae strain DAOMC 252244 chromosome 2, whole genome shotgun sequence DNA encodes these proteins:
- the MTR3 gene encoding 3'-5'-exoribonuclease (BUSCO:43721at5125), translated as MADRRRINGPGGNTVPPVFEADESTAPGRTRAENGIRAQYLKTGVTPSASGSAYLEIESQDTSGSKGMKLTCTVHGPRSLPRSAPFSPHMVLSTHVKYAPFATRQRRGYLRDSSERDLSSHLEAALRGAIIADRWPKSGVDVIVTIIEGDQARQVAVEQGSEEWDMMNVLSGCITVAAAALADAGIDCVDTVCGGVAALVPGQDNGEPIMVLDPVPSEHSQILAACCVAYLPARDEITNLWLKGSLPSSDANLHRGLVARAVHASKGTNLAIVASLNESILAV; from the exons ATGGCTGACCGACGACGTATTAATGGCCCAGGAGGCAATACTGTACCTCCTGTCTTCGAGGCGGACGAATCCACCGCTCCAGGACGTACTCGTGCGGAAAATGGTATCAGAGCGCAAT ATCTCAAGACTGGTGTTACCCCAtctgcatctggctcagcatATCTTGAAATTGAATCACAAGATACTTCCGGCAGTAAGGGCATGAAACTTACATGTACCGTTCATGGACCCAGGTCTCTGCCTCGATCAGCACCCTTCTCTCCTCACATGGTCCTTTCCACACATGTCAAGTATGCACCTTTCGCGACACGTCAGAGGCGAGGTTATCTGCGCGATTCCAGCGAGCGTGACTTGAGCTCACATCTCGAGGCGGCTCTGCGCGGCGCCATTATTGCAGACCGGTGGCCCAAGAGTGGCGTGGACGTAATCGTCACCATCATTGAAGGGGACCAAGCCAGGCAGGTAGCTGTCGAGCAAGGAAGTGAAGAATGGGACATGATGAATGTTCTGAGTGGTTGTATCACCGTTGCAGCAGCTGCTCTTGCTGATGCGGGCATTGACTGTGTTGACACAGTCTGTGGAGGTGTTGCAGCACTCGTGCCTGGACAAGACAATGGTGAGCCCATCATGGTACTTGATCCAGTTCCTTCGGAGCATTCACAGATTCTCGCTGCTTGTTGTGTGGCGTACCTTCCTGCGCGAGATGAAATCACAAATCTTTGGCTGAAAGGAAGCCTACCTTCGTCTGACGCTAACCTCCATCGAGGCCTTGTCGCTCGAGCAGTACATGCAAGCAAGGGTACCAACCTTGCCATAGTTGCATCTCTCAACGAGTCTATTCTCGCGGTCTGA
- a CDS encoding hypothetical protein (TransMembrane:5 (o137-156i177-195o360-381i388-407o427-453i)~BUSCO:9511at5125) yields MSGDFMPSAPTPLTSFTTNTGLNTASAHISWYNPTAWSFNVTRYAPKLEDLVRAGPRLVKKLGSFASISDYLDTTSYNSDYLPAAAGASAILAEADPTIQNIMEPGLGTFETPGADTAATMPMGRVSVDSARSLGSIFGYATSKWALCCIAMAVILNRTHIFAATRRRLRLRWPTRLLLRIVPIILLVVQARQILQSIQCQTSAEFSELRWGNASKSSDLMFSHKNAFFNSLSSVLLFSASDEESCIAVQMIPSDESGSARNLTGSLSVLWPLFGTFCLSQFLETVSCAVQGRPVAPETGMTLFEQSLAFAEADAAISNQLGWNLFTKATSTDVPASGLGNAIALTRSMVLKRVNTSPEVLLVAFLSSMTHITSHVLGVFGLQAKYRLISTGFWGLCFMGSIVWAGISFDLDDPSSQSLLRFPTVCIIGFVPHVLVLLGIGMCLLIYGLALLLSTLSPPSTSDMASMSFRQRLVHAHENMQANVSLSSVRITREMDFYTALLRTGFSAISMASEAVYLNEDKGVSLKRRTWLEEQRLKEAEELQRKLIVGGLPDSRYDQVGAIGLIPIKGGPTIASNGYARERAAQKIPKGRGERNIRAGIGASERSSRWLMALDFLLSINKLIARISAKSLLWCLAVIRIRYQPAWLLSLARHPKRMESKDKRKSKSSVPIQAPPSGPSFYGDGSIPKETSSDIEAEFRRTRSVEDEDSFDEALYKYWVKNGWWGSADTSGDFEPNSDDDFDTTSVISLSTAGGAFDDYQAWESDEENDDGQRTPTQRSPQMTRESTPFHDTPMPIADLARLLHPTNPEEREEALTLSAHLQSDGIMTRAKYRRMEQLQRTRVLAAPGSSLLQPRIDTIQPGRNNKLDLDEEERLLEQLLLSRRQASTTRLAETSWEDGGSGLGSEGPQCVVCQSSPRTIIVWPCRCLSLCDDCRVSLAMNNFDKCVCCRREVVSFSRVFVP; encoded by the coding sequence ATGTCCGGAGACTTCATGCCATCGGCACCAACACCCCTCACCAGCTTCACAACAAATACCGGCCTGAATACCGCCAGCGCACACATTTCGTGGTACAACCCTACGGCCTGGAGTTTTAATGTGACACGCTATGCGCCTAAATTAGAGGACCTTGTGCGGGCTGGTCCACGACTTGTCAAGAAACTTGGATCTTTTGCATCCATCTCCGATTACCTCGATACGACCTCTTATAATTCGGATTATCTACCAGCGGCAGCTGGTGCGAGTGCTATACTCGCCGAGGCTGATCCAACGATTCAAAACATCATGGAACCTGGGCTGGGTACATTCGAGACACCCGGTGCTGATACAGCCGCCACTATGCCAATGGGACGTGTGTCGGTCGACAGTGCCCGTAGCTTGGGTAGCATCTTTGGCTATGCCACAAGCAAATGGGCATTGTGTTGCATTGCTATGGCTGTCATTCTGAATCGAACGCATATATTCGCTGCTACTCGCCGACGACTACGACTCCGATGGCCTACAAGACTATTGTTACGCATTGTCCCTATCATTTTACTGGTGGTACAGGCCCGCCAAATCCTCCAGTCAATCCAATGTCAGACTTCTGCCGAATTTTCCGAATTACGATGGGGCAACGCAAGCAAGAGCTCCGACCTCATGTTCTCGCACAAGAATGCCTTTTTCAACTCGTTGTCTTCGGTCCTACTGTTCTCGGCTTCCGATGAGGAGTCTTGCATCGCTGTCCAGATGATACCATCGGATGAATCTGGCTCTGCTCGTAACTTGACTGGGTCGTTGTCTGTCCTTTGGCCTTTGTTTGGAACTTTCTGCCTCAGCCAATTTCTCGAGACCGTCTCTTGTGCTGTACAGGGCCGCCCAGTAGCCCCGGAAACTGGCATGACATTGTTCGAACAATCGTTAGCTTTTGCTGAGGCAGATGCTGCTATTAGCAACCAGCTTGGCTGGAACTTGTTCACCAAGGCCACTTCCACTGATGTTCCAGCGTCTGGACTTGGAAATGCCATAGCTTTGACCAGGTCGATGGTCCTGAAGAGGGTCAACACATCACCGGAGGTACTGCTTGTCGCTTTCTTGTCTTCAATGACACATATTACGAGTCATGTTCTTGGAGTCTTCGGCTTACAAGCCAAGTATCGCTTAATTAGCACAGGATTCTGGGGTCTTTGCTTCATGGGCAGTATTGTATGGGCCGGGATCTCCTTTGACCTCGATGACCCATCGTCTCAGAGTCTGCTTCGATTTCCGACCGTTTGTATAATTGGATTCGTACCCCATGTTCTGGTTCTACTCGGTATCGGCATGTGTCTTCTCATCTACGGGCTGGCTCTTTTGCTCTCCACCTTATCACCACCCTCGACATCGGATATGGCATCGATGTCTTTCCGTCAGCGTCTTGTTCATGCCCACGAAAACATGCAAGCGAACGTTTCCCTATCTTCCGTTCGGATAACTCGAGAAATGGATTTCTACACAGCTTTGCTTCGTACTGGTTTTAGCGCTATATCTATGGCTAGCGAAGCTGTTTACCTCAACGAGGACAAAGGCGTCAGTTTGAAACGACGTACATGGCTGGAAGAGCAGCGTCTCAAGGAGGCTGAAGAATTGCAAAGAAAACTGATTGTTGGCGGCTTGCCTGACTCGCGATATGATCAGGTCGGCGCCATTGGTCTTATTCCCATAAAGGGGGGACCAACAATTGCTTCCAATGGGTATGCTCGCGAACGCGCCGCTCAGAAGATTCCGAAAGGACGTGGTGAGCGCAATATTCGTGCGGGTATCGGGGCATCTGAAAGGAGTTCCCGTTGGCTCATGGCCCTTGACTTCCTACTGAGCATCAACAAACTTATTGCGAGGATCAGCGCCAAGTCCCTACTGTGGTGTCTCGCAGTCATTAGAATTCGATATCAGCCTGCTTGGCTCCTTTCGCTCGCGCGGCACCCAAAACGTATGGAAAGCAAAGACAAacgaaaaagcaaaagcTCCGTTCCGATACAAGCGCCGCCGAGTGGGCCGTCTTTTTACGGCGATGGATCTATACCGAAGGAGACTTCGTCTGATATAGAAGCGGAATTCAGACGTACACGCAGCGTGGAAGACGAGGACAGCTTTGATGAAGCGCTGTACAAGTATTGGGTCAAGAATGGGTGGTGGGGATCTGCTGATACGAGCGGCGATTTCGAACCAAACTCAGACGATGACTTTGATACCACAAGCGTGATCTCTCTGTCAACCGCCGGTGGAGCATTTGATGACTACCAAGCTTGGGAATCAGACGAGGAGAACGACGATGGTCAACGAACACCTACCCAACGGTCCCCTCAAATGACCCGTGAGAGCACGCCTTTCCATGACACTCCCATGCCGATAGCCGACCTAGCGCGCCTTCTTCACCCCACGAATCCTGAAGAGCGTGAGGAGGCTTTGACGTTGTCTGCTCATCTACAAAGCGATGGCATCATGACGCGCGCCAAATACAGGCGAATGGAACAACTACAGCGCACCAGGGTCCTCGCAGCACCAGGGTCTAGTCTGTTACAGCCAAGAATTGACACCATCCAACCTGGCCGCAACAACAAATTAGATttggatgaagaggagcgtCTTTTGGAGCAATTGTTGCTCTCGCGACGACAGGCCTCTACAACAAGGCTTGCGGAAACGTCATGGGAGGATGGAGGATCGGGGCTCGGTAGCGAAGGACCACAATGCGTGGTATGCCAAAGCTCGCCCAGAACCATCATTGTTTGGCCTTGTCGCTGTTTGAGTCTGTGCGACGATTGTCGTGTCTCTCTTGCTATGAACAACTTTGACAAGTGCGTCTGCTGTCGCCGAGAAGTTGTCAGCTTCAGCCGTGTTTTTGTCCCTTAG
- the ANP1 gene encoding Mannan polymerase II complex anp1 subunit (TransMembrane:1 (i54-73o)~BUSCO:26183at5125~CAZy:GT62): protein MPSYDLPGSNSKMMPRHHAAAFSNGYPRGNTFDISPHKFQPRAYTPAQRRRNKLLTRLGICAVILFIFSLWLWPSSSVASLVSFGLLSSSGTPELETVRYYDLTNVQGTARGWEREERILLCVPLRDAEAHLEMFFSHMRNLTYPHHLIDLAFLVSDSKDNTLKVLSDSLEAIQADEDPKQPYGEISIIEKDFGQKVNQDVESRHGFAAQASRRKLMAQARNWLLSAALRPYHSWVYWRDVDVETAPFTILEDLMRHNKDVIVPNVWRPLPDWLGGEQPYDLNSWQESETALALADTLDEDAVIVEGYAEYATWRPHLAYLRDPFGDPDMEMEIDGVGGVSILAKAKVFRSGVHFPAFSFEKHAETEGFGKMSKRMGYSVIGLPHYVIWHLYEPSVDDIRHMEEMEKERLAREKQEEEKKKNQQKIKEEYSDTRNEWEKDKQEMQNLAAQPKPVVNNAPVAQPPKEQPPKEQPPKEQPPKEQPAQQVNNVPGDAAQGETKPQVVKQEVKQAEEVAKDVPKAA from the exons ATGCCCTCCTATGACTTGCCAGGTTCCAATTCGAAGATGATGCCCCGGCACCACGCTGCCGCCTTTTCGAATGGCTACCCACGCGGCAATACCTTTGATATCTCACCACACAA ATTCCAACCTCGCGCATACACACCCGCACAAAGACGTCGCAACAAGCTCCTGACTCGCCTGGGCATTTGCGCAGTGATCCTGTTTATTTTTAGCCTTTGGCTTTGGCCTTCTAGCTCGGTGGCCTCCTTGGTTTCTTTTGGACTCCTTTCTTCCAGTGGTACTCCCGAGCTCGAGACGGTTCGATATTACGACTTGACTAATGTTCAGGGTACCGCTCGTGGTTGGGAGCGCGAAGAGCGTATTCTCCTCTGTGTGCCGCTTCGTGACGCCGAAGCGCACTTGGAGATGTTCTTTTCCCACATGCGCAACCTGACATACCCACACCACCTGATTGATCTCGCATTCCTCGTCTCCGACTCAAAGGACAATACTCTCAAGGTCCTCTCCGATAGTTTGGAGGCTATTCAAGCCGACGAGGATCCTAAGCAGCCTTATGGCGAGATCTCTATCATCGAGAAGGATTTTGGTCAGAAGGTCAACCAAGATGTCGAAAGCCGTCACGGATTCGCTGCCCAGGCCAGTCGCCGAAAGCTCATGGCGCAGGCGCGAAACTGGCTTCTGAGTGCGGCCCTGCGGCCTTATCATTCATGGGTTTATTGGCGTGACGTCGACGTCGAGACCGCGCCTTTTACCATCTTGGAAGATCTTATGCGCCATAACAAGGATGTTATTGTTCCGA ATGTGTGGCGACCCTTGCCTGACTGGCTTGGCGGTGAACAACCTTATGACTTGAACTCATGGCAAGAGTCCGAAACGGCTCTCGCTCTCGCCGATACTCTTGACGAGGATGCCGTCATCGTCGAGGGATATGCCGAATATGCCACATGGCGACCTCACTTGGCCTATCTTCGTGATCCGTTTGGTGACCCTGatatggaaatggaaattgatggtgttggtggTGTCAGCATtttggccaaggccaaggtttTCCGATCCGGAGTTCATTTCCCAGCTTTCAGCTTCGAAAAGCATGCCGAGACAGAAGGTTTTGGCAAG ATGTCCAAGAGAATGGGGTACTCAGTTATTGGTCTACCCCATTATGTCATCTGGCATTTGTATGAGCCCAGTGTGGACGATATCCGTCATATGGAG GAAATGGAGAAAGAGCGACTTGCCCGCGAGAaacaagaagaggaaaagaagaagaatcagCAAAAGATCAAAGAAGAGTACAGTGATACCAGAAACGAGTGGGAGAAGGACAAGCAAGAGATGCAGAACTTGGCAGCTCAACCAAAGCCTGTCGTCAACAACGCACCTGTGGCCCAGCCTCCCAAAGAGCAGCCTCCCAAAGAGCAGCCTCCCAAAGAGCAGCCTCCCAAAGAGCAGCCTGCCCAACAGGTCAACAACGTTCCTGGTGATGCAGCACAAGGCGAAACTAAGCCACAAGTGGTCAAGCAGGAGGTTAAGCAGGCCGAAGAAGTCGCAAAGGATGTGCCCAAGGCTGCCTAA
- a CDS encoding hypothetical protein (BUSCO:53627at5125), with translation MASGDATLFEESFTVMEYDQSKYDRVARISCTSADSQTIMSLDINIELFPCARGDSLHVVLTTTLALDGSKEEEKGWRDVGKGGDAPATIADLYDYVCHGKIYKFEETFDGNTINAYVSFGGLLMSLQGPVKKLTPLRVDDVYLLVKK, from the exons ATGGCTAGCGGAGATGCCACCCTCTTTGAGGAGTCCTTTACCGTAATGGAGTACGATCAGTCCAAGTACGATCGTGTCGCACGTATTTCTTGCACATCGGCCGACTCGCAGACCATCATGTCGCTCGACATCAACATTGAGTTGTTCCCATGTGCCCGTGGTGACTCTTTGCATGTTGTTTTGACAACAACATTGGCTTTGGATGGCAgcaaggaggaagagaagggCTGGCGGGACGTTGGTAAGGGCGGTGATGCGCCAGCCACGATTGCCGACCTCTACGACTATGTGTGCCATGGCAAGATCTACAAGTTTGAGGAGACATTCGATGGAAACACCAT CAACGCTTACGTCTCGTTTGGTGGTCTCCTCATGTCGCTCCAGGGCCCTGTCAAGAAGTTGACTCCGCTCCGCGTCGACGACGTCTACCTTCTTGTCAAGAAATAA
- a CDS encoding hypothetical protein (TransMembrane:1 (o509-527i)~BUSCO:13985at5125), with protein sequence MGKSSQYGVILDAGSSGTRVYIYKWKNHAKAAKDASAAELKALPKIKLKENKKIHPGVSSFAEKPSQIGPDHLKQLIEIALDEVPDSKISETPVYLMATAGMRLLPKPQQTALLKSMCSYLQTNTKFILPDCDAHIQVISGETEGLYGWIAANYLLGGFDHPEEHDHGKNHHTYGFLDMGGASAQIAFAPNATESAKHADDLKLVRMRTLDGSPAEYKVFTATWLGFGANQARSRYVERLQEHYNTDTTHELPDPCMPNGLRTTPDGELVEGTSDKTVLVGTGKFDECLTVTYPLLGKDKPCKDQPCLVNGQHVPGIDFDINHFVGVSEYWHTTHGVFGKKHKAYDLATYQNNVMEYCSRDWSDIKGDLDKRKKSPEKKAEEARLACFKASWLINMLYDGIGIPRVGLEGGAANDTVKDDGEKTFNDPFKPVDTIDGVELSWTLGKMVLYAAGQVPPTSSELPVGFGSNVEKGIAEDFQHAGSSPIAPHTGDDDDDDDFEDILKKPGKSTGGVVAFIIILLLAAYLLRKPERRRKIFSMVKRRKRSGKSGRGSSLVNKIFGRRSGPSYERVMEEGEYSDFELGDVDSDDNDPSDSSSNGSRKGRTSGLATPSVFAGRADELARPPSAMDRAGLVVRTESRERLSPSLLSAGRKSRNGSPTRAKSPFMTALHEDE encoded by the exons ATGGGTAAATCAT CGCAATACGGCGTTATTCTTGACGCCGGGTCTTCCGGAACCCGAGTCTACATTTACAAGTGGAAGAACCATGCCAAAGCCGCCAAAGATGCATCCGCCGCTGAGCTCAAGGCTCTCCCCAagatcaagctcaaggaaAACAAGAAGATCCATCCTGGAGTATCGAGCTTTGCCGAAAAGCCGTCGCAAATCGGACCCGACCATCTAAAACAACTGATCGAAATCGCCCTCGATGAAGTTCCTGATAGCAAAATATCCGAGACCCCTGTATACCTTATGGCAACTGCTGGTATGCGCCTGCTACCAAAGCCTCAACAGACAGCGCTTCTCAAGTCGATGTGCTCTTACTTGCAGACGAACACGAAGTTCATCCTTCCCGATTGCGATGCTCATATCCAAGTTATTTCTGGAGAGACAGAGGGTCTGTACGGTTGGATTGCGGCAAATTACCTGCTCGGTGGGTTCGATCACCCTGAGGAACACGACCACGGTAAAAACCACCACACATATGGCTTCTTGGACATGGGCGGCGCATCTGCGCAGATAGCCTTTGCCCCTAATGCAACTGAATCCGCAAAACATGCCGACGACCTGAAGTTGGTGCGCATGCGAACCCTCGATGGATCTCCCGCCGAATACAAAGTTTTCACTGCGACCTGGCTCGGATTTGGCGCCAACCAAGCTCGCAGCCGCTACGTTGAACGCCTGCAGGAGCACTACAACACCGATACCACCCATGAGCTCCCTGACCCTTGTATGCCCAACGGTTTGCGAACTACCCCTGATGGCGAACTTGTTGAAGGGACCTCAGATAAGACGGTTCTGGTTGGCACTGGAAAGTTTGACGAGTGCTTAACTGTGACATATCCTCTTTTGGGCAAGGATAAACCCTGCAAGGATCAGCCATGTCTTGTCAACGGCCAGCATGTGCCTGGCATCGACTTCGACATCAATCATTTCGTCGGAGTGTCCGAATACTGGCATACAACACATGGAGTATTTGGAAAGAAGCATAAGGCGTACGATTTGGCAACGTATCAGAACAATGTCATGGAATACTGTAGTCGAGATTGGTCGGACATTAAGGGTGATCTGGATAAGCGCAAGAAGTCACCTGaaaagaaggcggaggaagCGCGATTGGCCTGTTTCAAGGCGTCATGGCTCATCAACATGCTCTACGACGGCATTGGCATTCCTCGAGTTGGACTTGAAGGTGGAGCAGCCAACGACACCGTTAAGGATGATGGGGAGAAGACGTTCAACGACCCCTTCAAACCTGTGGACACAATTGACGGTGTCGAATTGAGCTGGACTCTGGGTAAAATGGTTCTCTATGCCGCTGGACAAGTTCCTCCCACGAGTTCTGAGCTACCTGTTGGTTTTGGAAGTAATGTGGAAAAGGGTATTGCGGAAGATTTCCAACATGCCGGGTCTTCGCCAATCGCTCCTCATActggagatgatgatgacgatgatgactttGAGGACATTCTCAAGAAGCCTGGAAAGTCCACCGGCGGGGTTGTCGCCTTTATCATCATATTGCTGCTCGCTGCTTATCTGCTCCGCAAGCCTGAGCGAAGACGGAAGATATTCAGCATGGTGAAGCGACGCAAGCGCTCTGGAAAGTCAGGGCGCGGCTCCTCTCTGGTCAACAAGATCTTTGGTCGTCGCTCTGGGCCATCATATGAAAGAGTGATGGAAGAGGGTGAGTATTCCGATTTTGAGCTAGGCGACGTCGACTCGGATGACAACGACCCTTCGGACAGCAGCAGTAATGGGTCCCGAAAGGGGCGAACATCGGGTCTAGCAACACCCAGTGTCTTTGCAGGCCGAGCAGACGAACTCGCTCGTCCACCTTCGGCAATGGATCGTGCCGGACTTGTAGTGCGAACCGAGAGTCGAGAACGTTTGTCGCCCTCATTGTTAAGTGCTGGTCGAAAGAGTCGCAACGGCAGCCCAACGCGTGCCAAGAGCCCTTTCATGACGGCCTTGCATGAAGATGAGTAG
- a CDS encoding hypothetical protein (BUSCO:37458at5125) produces MAKTNINLIDEVDMFPYAETDPDAFTKMKEGLYTLVWEDSQGTYPIGYILDRVVKELHQTPEDIRGKMTYDEAEKTIMLFQESTEEERTRRVAALTDYWCQNGTFPLLRGWRNELWPVYGRTGELLFSMERAAMGLIGTMRYGVHMVAYVKDKTAPYGIRLWVPTRAQNKSTFPGMLDNTVAGGLMTGEDPFECVIREADEEASLPDSIVRKNAKFVGNVTYIFITNEGQVGEGDFIYPECQWVYHLELSNDVIPQPSDGEAERFDLCDVDQVKADLTAGRFKPNCALVTLDFFIRHGILTAENEPEIEQIKRRIRRDIPFPGPHQSNWRPL; encoded by the exons ATGGCTAAAACAAATATCAATCTTATCGACGAAGTCGATAT GTTCCCTTATGCTGAGACAGACCCTGATGCTTTCACAAAGATGAAGGAAGGTCTGTACACTCTGGTTTGGGAGGACAGTCAAGGCACATACCCCATCGGCTACATCCTGGATCGCGTTGTCAAAGAGCTTCATCAAACTCCTGAGGATATCAGGGGCAAAATGACATACGACGAAGCAGAAAAAACCATCATGTTATTCCAGGAGTCCACAGAAGAGGAGCGTACTCGCCGTGTCGCCGCCCTCACTGATTATTGGTGCCAGAATGGAACGTTTCCCCTTCTCCGTGGCTGGCGAAACGAGCTTTGGCCGGTATATGGACGCACCGGGGAGCTCTTATTCAGCATGGAGCGAGCAGCAATGGGCTTGATCGGTACAATGCGCTATGGTGTCCACATGGTTGCCTATGTCAAAGACAAGACTGCACCTTATGGCATTCGTCTTTGGGTACCCACGCGCGCTCAAAACAAGTCTACGTTTCCCGGCATGCTAGACAATACCGTGGCGGGTGGTTTAATGACCGGAGAAGACCCCTTCGAGTGCGTCATCCGAGAAGCCGATGAGGAGGCCAGCCTTCCTGACAGTATTGTCCGCAAGAATGCCAAGTTTGTCGGTAACGTCACATACATCTTTATCACAAACGAGGGACAGGTTGGCGAAGGTGACTTTATTTACCCTGAATGCCAATGGGTATATCATCTTGAGCTCTCTAACGATGTAATTCCACAACCAAGCGACGGCGAAGCTGAAAGATTCGACCTGTGCGATGTTGATCAGGTCAAGGCGGATCTTACTGCGGGACGCTTCAAACCCAACTGTGCCCTCGTCACGCTTGATTTCTTCATTCGCCATGGTATTCTGACTGCCGAAAACGAGCCCGAGATCGAACAGATCAAACGGAGAATCCGCCGCGACATTCCATTTCCAGGTCCGCATCAGAGCAATTGGCGCCCACTGTAA
- a CDS encoding hypothetical protein (BUSCO:56072at5125), with the protein MSGPLFGIVPAGQSLITEPSSTPSPTSLLYALPTSKPFSHIVVFMLPGIALPPNTAAAIYLATAADVALASQTGSTPNFRFLGGIGPGKESAMFKVSGGGEASELVIGVSVESEESVGQRMQELAASKASNSSGGQPSTAILAQRIIQNAFNFLSSFSGTAGPGGVEVVPLKAFENWWRKFESRVRTDPSFLEKQTE; encoded by the coding sequence ATGTCAGGTCCGCTATTCGGCATTGTACCTGCGGGTCAGTCATTGATCACGGAACCTTCATCAACCccctcaccaacttcactaCTCTATGCCCTTCCTACCTCAAAACCCTTTTCTCATATCGTTGTCTTCATGCTGCCGGGAATTGCACTACCACCAAACACCGCTGCAGCAATCTACCTTGCCACAGCCGCCGATGTCGCCCTAGCTTCTCAAACAGGCAGCACACCTAATTTCCGCTTCCTCGGCGGAATTGGCCCTGGAAAAGAGAGTGCCATGTTCAAGGTTAGCGGGGGAGGCGAGGCTAGTGAACTGGTTATTGGAGTGTCTGTTGAGTCGGAAGAATCTGTCGGTCAGCGCATGCAGGAGCTTGCTGCCAGCAAAGCCAGTAACTCATCAGGCGGTCAACCGAGTACTGCCATCTTGGCACAACGCATTATTCAAAACGCTTTCAACTTTTTATCAAGCTTCAGCGGTACCGCGGGGCCCGGCGGAGTTGAGGTCGTGCCTCTCAAGGCTTTCGAGAACTGGTGGCGCAAATTCGAGTCAAGGGTTCGAACAGATCCCAGTTTTCTCGAGAAGCAAACAGAATAG